Within the Echinicola sp. 20G genome, the region ACCCATGGAAGGGTATTGCTTTTTAAACTCTTCGTTAATTGGACCATAAACGTCATCCCATTCAGCTTTTTGTTCTGGGGTAAATCTGGAATATTTACTTTTGAAGACGTTAAAACCCCATTCCGATGGCTCTTCCACGCCCAGTTCTTTTGCAATGTCAGGGTAGATTTTATTGTCCGCAGAAACAGTCATATGTTCTCTAATGTTCATTTCTGCCTCACGAGCAGCCGTTCCTCTACCCTCATAATCATCGAAAAGAGTTGCTGGTTCAGGGAAAGTACGTTTGGTAAACTCCTTATAATGACGCGGAGCAGGAAGCCATTCCCGGTGAGGAGCCTTATGGAGATAAAACAACATAAATGGTTTGTCCTCTTCTCTGCGGTTATCAAACCAGTCAAGGGTCAAATCAGTAATGATATCGGTTACATAACCCATGATCGTAGTATCTCCTTTATTGGTGATAAATTCCGGGTTATAATAATCACCTTGATCAGGAAGGATTTTGAATTCATCAAATCCTTTTGGGTTATTGCCAAAATGAAGTTTACCGAACATGGCTGTTTGGTAGCCATTATCATGTAAAATTTGCGGAAAAGTCACATTGGTAGTGTCAAAGGGAAAAACATTGTCAATTTTTCCATGCATATGGGTGTGCATTCCCGTTAAGATGGTGGCTCGAGATGGCGCACAAATTGAATTGGTAACCGATGCATTGGTGAAAAGCATTCCTTTATTAGCAATGCGGTCAATATTGGGCGTCTCGATCAATTTATTGTCATAAGCACTGATCGCTTGGTAAGCATGGTCATCACTCATGATAAACACAATGTTGGGCCTTTTAGGTCCATTTGGTTTTTCTTTACAAGCCGAAAAGATAAATAGCCCGAGTATTGCTGTGATCAATATTCGATTGTTAAAAGTAAACTTATCCATTTTGTAGACTTTTTAGACTTTACTTTATGTTAAATTATTCAATTGAGTTCAATGATTTCTGTTTTCTCAGAAATACCATTTTCATTGAAGGATTCAATCGAGAAGTAATATTTGGTGTCCCGGTCAAGGCATCGCATGAAGTGTTCGGTGGTGTCATACACCAACCAGGATTGGTAAAGCTTGTCAGGCGCAATTCCCCATCTAATATTATAACCTTGGGCTCCTTTAACAGGCTTCCAAGACAAAGAAACATCTCTTCTGTCATCTTTCCTGTTCACTGTAAAATCCTTTACTTCAGATGGTTGCTTGCCGAAACCTGTTCCAAATACTCGGATTTCAGACATTGCAAAATTGT harbors:
- a CDS encoding sulfatase translates to MDKFTFNNRILITAILGLFIFSACKEKPNGPKRPNIVFIMSDDHAYQAISAYDNKLIETPNIDRIANKGMLFTNASVTNSICAPSRATILTGMHTHMHGKIDNVFPFDTTNVTFPQILHDNGYQTAMFGKLHFGNNPKGFDEFKILPDQGDYYNPEFITNKGDTTIMGYVTDIITDLTLDWFDNRREEDKPFMLFYLHKAPHREWLPAPRHYKEFTKRTFPEPATLFDDYEGRGTAAREAEMNIREHMTVSADNKIYPDIAKELGVEEPSEWGFNVFKSKYSRFTPEQKAEWDDVYGPINEEFKKQYPSMGEEDFMRWKYQRYMQDYLGCIAAVDENVGRVLDYLDEKGLSENTIVVYTSDQGFYLGEHGWFDKRFIYDESFKTPLLIKWPEKIKAGTESSVMVQNLDFAQTFLEAAGVEAPENMQGESLMPLLEGHPEEWTRDGVYYHYYEYPGFHMVKRHYGIVTENYKLTHFYYDIDEWELYDRKKDPMELNNVYNAPEYEDVVKDLKEKLDELRVKYKDSEELDQHYMQIYKDRGIIKE